From a single Pseudorasbora parva isolate DD20220531a chromosome 15, ASM2467924v1, whole genome shotgun sequence genomic region:
- the LOC137041098 gene encoding uncharacterized protein isoform X1 yields the protein MPRPKKRSTIAKRLYALRCATEAAPLPLKRSQAEAAPLPLKISKAEVSPLPRKTKVDLPVISVKCHCAKIQQFPLRPAIKRVEAAPLPLKTSEAEVPPYPLKKLADNERLCSLSEHSRFSKVSKSSLSVPKSSPSVSKSSQSVSKSLPSVSIQSVVKTSQLSVKSSRESAERFVIPTKLNENILNTITVHSDFPQKSVLKGSFHQGDARFGDLRNRQCGAISLTAVLTSKMKNVLSWTTQDLDGVLVAGTNLYESLRNQGNINDQEVMGRHYIAVHELPRRHVLGNTKFSIEYAESLTGFVNVSEYDEALSGVVMPLDVALQQALLSANAFLLTICANTCAVIKEGSWYAFVDSHANKTDTSCVAYHSTIESLYNYINEIAQSFGEHEPQFEITGLLVHADAEVSHSLEAGCSSFPCSSSKPLYSKVLKCTPKVCKSVTTEVRSFEFEVTEVANTSTNLPMLQPVCNVLPSKGKRGRRKKLDEQVSGKLVKTCHVENVLADDIIITDVSIPEVFFSPLTLKDQQALCEVVLLTNDNSVCDVITHFGPIAGPCQTKSIKKDGNCFFRCLAYAVCRSEDKHLKIRRAVVKHLKMNASIFESIEIKTFVRELVEMALQMR from the coding sequence ATGCCCCGACCCAAGAAAAGGTCTACAATAGCGAAGAGGTTATATGCACTGCGATGTGCAACAGAGGCTGCACCGCTTCCTCTTAAAAGAAGTCAAGCAGAGGCTGCACCGCTTCCTCTTAAAATAAGTAAGGCCGAGGTATCGCCACTTCCTCGTAAAACAAAGGTAGACTTGCCAGTGATTTCTGTCAAGTGTCATTGTGCAAAAATCCAGCAGTTTCCACTCCGTCCTGCTATAAAACGGGTAGAGGCTGCACCGCTTCCTCTTAAAACAAGTGAAGCAGAGGTTCCGCCGTATCCTCTTAAAAAACTGGCAGACAATGAACGCCTGTGTTCATTGTCCGAACATTCAAGGTTTTCCAAGGTTTCAAAAAGTTCACTGTCTGTACCAAAAAGTTCACCATCAGTTTCAAAAAGTTCACAATCAGTTTCAAAAAGTTTACCATCAGTTTCTATACAATCTGTGGTCAAAACCTCTCAACTATCTGTCAAAAGTTCCAGAGAATCTGCAGAAAGGTTTGTGATCCCAACAAAATTGAACGAGAATATTTTGAACACTATAACTGTTCATTCTGACTTTCCCCAGAAATCAGTGCTGAAAGGCTCCTTTCATCAAGGTGATGCCCGCTTTGGAGATTTACGCAACAGACAGTGTGGTGCCATCAGTCTGACTGCAGTGTTGACAAGCAAGATGAAGAATGTGCTGTCCTGGACAACACAAGATCTTGATGGTGTCTTGGTGGCAGGAACAAACCTTTATGAATCTCTAAGGAACCAGGGTAACATAAATGACCAGGAAGTCATGGGTAGGCATTACATTGCAGTCCATGAATTACCAAGGAGACATGTACTGGGTAATACTAAATTTTCCATAGAGTATGCAGAGTCTCTTACTggatttgttaatgttagtgaGTATGATGAAGCCTTAAGTGGTGTAGTCATGCCACTTGATGTAGCTCTTCAGCAAGCTCTACTGAGTGCTAATGCTTTCCTTTTAACTATTTGTGCTAACACATGTGCAGTTATTAAGGAGGGCTCATGGTATGCATTCGTTGATTCTCATGCTAACAAAACAGATACAAGTTGTGTTGCTTATCATAGCACCATAGAATCGTTGTACAACTATATTAATGAGATTGCACAGTCATTTGGGGAACATGAGCCACAATTTGAGATAACTGGACTGTTGGTTCATGCAGATGCTGAAGTTTCCCACTCACTGGAGGCAGGCTGCAGCAGTTTTCCATGTTCTTCCAGTAAACCACTTTACAGCAAAGTCTTAAAATGCACACCCAAAGTATGCAAATCGGTAACAACTGAGGTAAGGTCATTTGAATTTGAAGTAACTGAAGTTGCAAATACAAGCACTAACCTTCCAATGCTGCAGCCAGTGTGTAATGTGTTGCCAAGTAAAGGAAAAaggggaagaagaaaaaagctgGATGAACAGGTCTCTGGGAAACTGGTAAAAACTTGTCatgttgaaaatgttctagCAGATGACATAATTATTACTGATGTTTCCATTCCAGAagtatttttttctcctttGACTCTTAAAGATCAGCAAGCTTTATGTGAAGTTGTGCTTCTGACAAATGATAACAGTGTCTGTGATGTGATAACACACTTTGGTCCCATTGCAGGTCCGTGTCAGACAAAGAGTATCAAAAAAGATGGTAACTGCTTTTTCAGATGTCTGGCATATGCAGTATGTCGAAGTGAGGACAAGCATTTGAAGATTCGCCGTGCAGTTGTCAAACACCTGAAAATGAATGCTTCGATATTTGAGAG